A DNA window from Luteolibacter luteus contains the following coding sequences:
- a CDS encoding glucose 1-dehydrogenase, which produces MPNKSKKDEEEAQRPEQTQGRQPGRQEPMRPQPLTENPAIRGSGRLQGRSAVISGGDSGIGRAVAVAFAREGANVTILYLEEEEDAKETVRLVEGKGCRCLSIRCDVGNKSECEEAIAKVAHTFGHLDIVVNNAAEQHPQESLADISEEQLLRTFQTNIFSMFHLSAAALPLIRESGAGAIINTSSVTAYRGSPKLLDYSSTKGAIVSFTRSLAAQLAEEGIRVNAVAPGPIWTPLIPATFPAEEVATFGSDSPLGRAGEPWECAECYVFLASDSANYMTGQVLHPNGGEIING; this is translated from the coding sequence ATGCCGAACAAGTCTAAGAAGGACGAAGAAGAGGCGCAACGTCCGGAGCAAACCCAAGGCCGGCAGCCGGGCCGCCAGGAGCCGATGAGGCCTCAGCCTCTCACGGAGAATCCTGCCATCAGGGGTAGCGGCCGTCTCCAGGGAAGGTCCGCCGTAATTAGTGGTGGCGACTCAGGGATCGGACGTGCCGTGGCGGTGGCATTCGCCCGGGAGGGAGCTAACGTTACCATCCTCTACCTCGAGGAAGAGGAAGATGCAAAGGAGACGGTAAGGCTGGTGGAGGGCAAGGGTTGTCGCTGCTTGAGCATCCGCTGCGATGTGGGGAACAAGAGTGAGTGTGAGGAAGCCATCGCCAAGGTAGCGCACACGTTCGGCCACCTCGATATCGTGGTGAACAATGCGGCGGAGCAGCATCCTCAGGAGTCGCTCGCGGATATCAGCGAGGAGCAGCTTCTTCGGACCTTTCAAACGAATATCTTTTCCATGTTCCATCTAAGCGCAGCCGCGCTTCCGCTCATTCGTGAATCCGGAGCCGGTGCAATCATCAATACCAGTTCGGTCACGGCCTATCGTGGTAGCCCAAAGCTGCTCGACTATTCTTCCACGAAAGGCGCGATCGTCAGCTTTACCCGTTCCTTGGCAGCGCAGTTGGCAGAAGAAGGGATCCGGGTGAATGCGGTGGCTCCGGGTCCGATCTGGACACCGCTCATTCCTGCGACCTTTCCTGCGGAAGAAGTGGCCACCTTTGGCTCGGACAGTCCACTCGGCCGAGCTGGCGAGCCTTGGGAATGCGCGGAGTGCTACGTCTTTCTCGCCAGCGATTCCGCAAATTACATGACAGGCCAAGTCTTGCATCCCAATGGAGGAGAAATCATCAACGGCTAA
- a CDS encoding glycosyltransferase, translated as MRIAMFTNTYLPHVGGVARSVKTLEDACRRFGHEVKVVAPEFDGAEVSEDVLRVPAIQKFNGSDFCVRLPMPNVIRDFIEDFGPDVIHSHHPFLLGDAALRESWKMQVPILFTHHTLYERYTHYVPLDSLALKRMAIQLATEYCNLCDQVIAPSDSIAKLLHDRMVITPIRSIPTGIDTENFAAGDGPRFRQSAGIPLEARVIGHVGRLAREKNLIFLCEAVALRLKGDPQSLFLVVGDGDAREEMVGIFEKAGCGKQVHFAGKKSGQELADAYAAMDWFVFASQTETQGIVLAEAMAAGKPVVALDGPGVREIVEDGANGILLRADAPAEEFASALEMLMADEVFSGACSERARESAEIYTTDHCARQMIRCYEELIESHDRIFDDDPMPWDRLMASVEVEWDLLSAKVSAAAAAVIETPATEASLD; from the coding sequence ATGAGAATCGCGATGTTCACCAATACCTACCTGCCTCACGTGGGAGGGGTCGCGAGGTCGGTGAAGACCCTTGAGGATGCGTGCCGGCGCTTTGGTCACGAAGTGAAGGTCGTTGCTCCCGAGTTCGATGGTGCGGAGGTTTCCGAGGACGTTCTCCGGGTGCCAGCGATCCAGAAATTCAATGGCAGCGACTTTTGTGTGCGTCTGCCCATGCCCAATGTGATCCGCGACTTCATCGAAGACTTCGGGCCGGATGTGATCCATAGCCACCATCCGTTCCTCTTGGGGGACGCGGCCTTGCGGGAATCGTGGAAGATGCAGGTGCCGATTCTCTTTACGCATCACACGCTGTACGAGCGTTACACCCACTATGTGCCGCTTGATTCCCTGGCCTTGAAACGGATGGCGATTCAATTGGCCACGGAGTACTGCAATCTCTGCGATCAGGTGATCGCCCCCAGCGATAGCATCGCCAAACTGCTTCATGATCGCATGGTGATCACGCCCATCCGCTCGATTCCCACGGGGATCGATACGGAGAACTTTGCTGCGGGAGATGGACCGCGCTTTCGGCAATCTGCTGGAATTCCCTTGGAAGCGAGAGTCATCGGTCATGTGGGACGCCTGGCGAGGGAGAAGAACCTGATTTTCCTCTGCGAAGCCGTGGCGCTTCGTTTGAAGGGAGATCCGCAGTCGCTGTTCCTTGTTGTTGGAGATGGCGATGCGCGGGAAGAGATGGTTGGCATCTTCGAAAAGGCAGGATGCGGGAAGCAGGTCCACTTTGCAGGAAAGAAGAGCGGGCAGGAGCTTGCGGATGCTTACGCCGCGATGGACTGGTTTGTCTTCGCCTCGCAGACCGAGACACAGGGGATCGTGCTGGCCGAGGCGATGGCGGCGGGCAAGCCGGTGGTGGCGTTGGATGGTCCGGGAGTCCGCGAGATCGTGGAAGACGGGGCGAATGGCATCCTGCTTAGAGCGGATGCTCCTGCGGAGGAATTCGCCTCCGCATTGGAGATGTTGATGGCTGATGAGGTCTTCTCGGGTGCCTGTTCGGAAAGGGCACGTGAGTCCGCCGAGATCTATACCACCGATCATTGCGCGCGTCAGATGATCCGCTGCTATGAGGAACTCATCGAAAGCCATGATCGCATCTTCGATGATGATCCGATGCCTTGGGATCGATTGATGGCAAGCGTCGAGGTCGAGTGGGATCTTCTGTCGGCGAAGGTGTCCGCAGCGGCTGCCGCGGTGATCGAAACCCCAGCAACGGAGGCCAGCCTTGATTAG
- a CDS encoding YihY/virulence factor BrkB family protein, translating into METLRGFMQDNGLRLSASLAFYAAFSIAPLLLVAISLAGAVAGDDAVRGVLEDELSSGMGPTGAFVIQDMVAHARKPSDNLVMSMVGIGLLLFGASGVFGELQASLDRMWNVETPPSHGVKGFIRDRFLSFAMVLGTGFLLLVSMLLTTCLQVVTDRVGRIAEMPPAVWNAAAGILSFAVIALLFAAIFKVLPNVKIEWNDVWAGAIFTSGLFVVGKVGIAWYLSHAATESSYGSAAALVLVLMWLHYSSMILLFGAEFTQVYASRRGVGITSRPATARVKAASRGLN; encoded by the coding sequence GTGGAGACCCTCCGGGGATTCATGCAGGACAATGGTCTCCGCTTGAGTGCTTCGCTGGCCTTCTATGCGGCTTTCTCGATTGCGCCACTTCTGCTTGTGGCGATCTCTCTCGCTGGAGCCGTCGCCGGAGATGATGCGGTGCGGGGAGTGTTGGAGGACGAGCTTAGTTCGGGAATGGGCCCGACGGGAGCCTTTGTGATCCAGGACATGGTGGCGCATGCCCGGAAGCCGTCGGATAACCTCGTGATGTCGATGGTCGGAATCGGGCTCCTTCTTTTCGGTGCCTCCGGTGTCTTCGGAGAATTGCAGGCTTCGCTGGACCGGATGTGGAATGTCGAAACGCCTCCCTCCCATGGAGTCAAAGGTTTCATTCGTGATCGCTTCCTCTCCTTTGCCATGGTTCTTGGAACGGGTTTCCTCCTGCTGGTGTCGATGCTGCTCACCACCTGTTTGCAGGTAGTGACGGACCGCGTGGGAAGAATCGCGGAGATGCCTCCGGCAGTTTGGAACGCGGCCGCGGGCATACTGTCGTTCGCGGTGATCGCCTTGCTTTTTGCTGCGATCTTCAAAGTCCTCCCCAATGTGAAGATCGAGTGGAATGATGTCTGGGCGGGGGCGATCTTTACCTCGGGCCTCTTTGTTGTGGGGAAGGTAGGGATTGCGTGGTATCTCAGTCACGCCGCGACCGAATCAAGCTATGGATCCGCTGCCGCCCTGGTGCTGGTGCTCATGTGGCTCCATTACTCGTCCATGATCTTGCTATTCGGCGCGGAGTTTACCCAAGTCTACGCGAGCCGGCGGGGAGTAGGCATCACGAGCCGACCGGCAACCGCTCGGGTGAAGGCAGCGTCGCGCGGCCTGAATTGA